The Fibrobacter sp. UWP2 genome has a window encoding:
- the xseA gene encoding exodeoxyribonuclease VII large subunit, whose protein sequence is MEPEIRSYTVKNFLTAIKKKLEDTPTVWVHGVITQLTEKGNMVYMSIADFREGDVKPEATIALSCYAGRFADIRLKALACPTPFEIKEQLKVCFLLKADVYVPFGKLQGTILDIDPVYTLGELALTRSAILKRLALEGLLEKNKKLPLAAIPLRIGLVTGEKTAAYKDFTTKLDASPFRFKVSTAYARMQGNETEASVIAAIEKLLADPEIDVICIVRGGGSKTDLNYFDSEALCRAVANCPIPVFTGIGHEIDKSLLDEVAYLSCITPTDCAKRLVERVTESWTHTMDVAKSIADQTKNLLVESNRYLTASANQLQQVVSTRLQQERTKHTVIANTLQKDVQFIVKNENNRLQRNHEGLKQGSRKILDLAKSRFELLETRVKGADPQTALAKGYTLTLGADGKFVRNAAQLKPGDVLKTRFRDGAVESVVQ, encoded by the coding sequence ATGGAACCTGAAATCCGCTCATATACGGTTAAAAACTTTTTAACCGCCATTAAAAAGAAGCTCGAAGACACTCCGACCGTGTGGGTGCATGGAGTCATCACCCAACTCACCGAGAAGGGCAACATGGTCTATATGAGCATCGCCGATTTTAGGGAGGGAGATGTGAAACCCGAGGCGACCATCGCGCTCAGCTGCTACGCCGGACGGTTCGCCGACATTCGTCTCAAGGCTCTAGCCTGCCCCACCCCCTTTGAAATCAAGGAGCAACTCAAAGTTTGCTTTTTGCTCAAGGCCGACGTATACGTTCCGTTCGGCAAACTCCAGGGGACCATCCTCGACATTGACCCCGTCTATACGCTCGGTGAACTCGCCCTCACCAGGAGCGCCATTTTAAAACGGCTCGCCCTCGAAGGCTTGCTCGAAAAAAACAAGAAACTCCCCCTCGCCGCCATCCCCTTGCGCATAGGCCTCGTCACCGGCGAAAAGACTGCCGCCTACAAGGACTTTACCACAAAACTCGACGCGAGCCCGTTCCGCTTCAAGGTCTCTACCGCCTACGCCCGCATGCAAGGCAACGAGACCGAGGCAAGCGTAATCGCCGCCATTGAAAAACTCCTCGCCGACCCCGAAATCGACGTGATATGCATTGTGCGCGGAGGCGGCTCCAAGACCGACCTCAACTATTTTGACAGCGAAGCGCTTTGCCGCGCCGTAGCCAACTGTCCAATCCCCGTCTTTACCGGGATTGGGCACGAGATAGACAAGAGCCTGCTTGACGAAGTCGCCTACCTCTCGTGCATTACGCCCACCGACTGCGCCAAGCGACTGGTGGAACGCGTGACCGAGAGCTGGACACACACAATGGATGTCGCCAAGAGTATCGCCGACCAGACCAAGAACCTGCTGGTCGAAAGTAACCGGTACCTGACCGCTTCCGCGAACCAATTGCAGCAGGTCGTCTCGACCCGTTTGCAGCAAGAAAGAACAAAGCACACCGTCATTGCCAACACGCTCCAAAAAGACGTCCAGTTCATTGTGAAAAACGAGAACAACCGCCTGCAACGCAACCACGAGGGTCTCAAGCAAGGATCCCGAAAAATTCTGGACTTGGCAAAATCCAGGTTCGAGCTATTGGAGACTCGAGTGAAGGGCGCCGATCCACAGACCGCCCTCGCCAAGGGCTACACGTTGACCTTGGGTGCCGACGGCAAGTTCGTTCGCAACGCAGCCCAGTTAAAACCCGGGGATGTGCTCAAGACCCGGTTCCGCGATGGCGCCGTAGAATCGGTC